One genomic window of Lytechinus variegatus isolate NC3 chromosome 1, Lvar_3.0, whole genome shotgun sequence includes the following:
- the LOC121418571 gene encoding UDP-glucuronosyltransferase 1A9-like, translated as MAFKNDYVLFTICLLLGSSVLCDSARVLFVGVYAGGSHVMALIPIGRSLVERGHEVTFLINDLISAKYVQPEYTDYLKFETYSFPSLNRDYEHLQYKVNDLAFAGDQYSQMIILASMFSDLNRRSCEALFGDAKLMKRLQDVDVVVVDVVWPCGIYMKAFFSKQRGTKIRGVVVSTSAAFPYIQQLAGSPVNPSYQPMLSSGLSSSMSFSQRVMNTISYLVGNMFTYNLISKPFHGIVDVYGLDPEMKSSIHAEVDLYLINSDFSIGFPHSLTPNVIPVGGLTARPAQRLEDELESFMQSSGEQGVVVFSLGSNFTEITKSKPELTEDFLEALGRLPHKVLFHLRADPPERFSENIKFLPWLPLQDVLGHPKTCLLVYHGGNNGFLEAVYHGVPLVVMPLVGDQVDVSVMVKELRLGTTLDKTRLNADYIYQTLTEALGNPEYSKNAKRASAILRDRPMTAPDRAAFWIEHVIKHGGSYMRSPAHDLSFIQYHLLDVVLILTLICLTLMLLAYKLLRLCICFCFRLTKGDKIKNE; from the coding sequence ATGGCTTTCAAAAATGACTATGTGCTTTTTACCATCTGCCTGTTGCTTGGCAGTTCAGTATTGTGTGATAGTGCCAGAGTATTATTCGTAGGAGTTTATGCAGGCGGGAGTCACGTGATGGCATTGATTCCTATAGGGAGATCTCTTGTTGAACGAGGACATGAGGtcacatttttaattaatgatttGATAAGCGCGAAATACGTTCAGCCGGAGTACACTGATTATCTTAAGTTCGAAACCTACAGCTTTCCAAGTCTAAACAGAGATTATGAACACCTTCAATACAAAGTGAACGACCTGGCTTTTGCTGGTGACCAGTATAGCCAAATGATTATCCTGGCATCAATGTTCTCGGATCTAAACCGGCGGAGTTGCGAGGCACTGTTTGGCGACGCGAAGCTTATGAAACGTTTGCAAGATGTGGATGTTGTGGTGGTTGATGTGGTTTGGCCTTGTGGAATCTATATGAAGGCATTCTTCTCAAAGCAAAGGGGCACCAAAATTCGTGGAGTCGTCGTTTCTACTTCAGCAGCATTCCCATACATACAACAGCTTGCCGGGTCTCCAGTTAACCCATCCTATCAACCTATGCTTTCCTCAGGGTTGTCTTCTAGCATGTCATTCTCGCAACGCGTTATGAATACCATTTCCTACCTGGTAGGAAACATGTTTACTTACAACCTTATTTCAAAACCTTTTCATGGGATAGTAGATGTATACGGTCTGGATCCAGAAATGAAAAGTTCTATTCACGCGGAAGTTGATTTATATCTCATTAACTCGGATTTTTCGATCGGGTTCCCGCATTCCTTAACTCCGAATGTCATTCCAGTCGGTGGTCTTACTGCAAGACCAGCTCAGCGTCTAGAGGACGAGTTGGAAAGCTTCATGCAAAGTTCTGGAGAGCAAGGAGTCGTTGTCTTCTCGCTTGGTTCGAACTTCACAGAGATAACCAAATCAAAACCCGAGCTCACTGAGGATTTCCTCGAGGCTCTCGGCCGTTTGCCTCATAAGGTTCTGTTTCACCTAAGAGCAGATCCACCAGAACGcttttcagaaaatatcaaGTTTCTGCCATGGCTTCCTCTCCAGGATGTCCTCGGTCATCCCAAGACCTGTCTCCTGGTCTATCATGGTGGCAACAATGGTTTCCTGGAGGCAGTCTACCACGGTGTGCCCCTGGTCGTCATGCCCCTTGTCGGCGACCAGGTCGACGTCTCTGTCATGGTCAAGGAGTTGAGACTCGGTACCACTCTTGACAAGACACGTTTGAACGCGGACTACATTTACCAAACCCTGACAGAAGCTCTGGGAAATCCAGAGTACAGTAAGAACGCGAAGCGTGCTTCGGCTATTTTAAGAGACCGGCCAATGACAGCTCCTGATCGAGCAGCTTTCTGGATAGAACACGTCATCAAACATGGTGGAAGCTACATGCGATCCCCTGCCCATGACTTATCGTTCATTCAGTATCATTTGTTAGATGTGGTTTTGATATTAACTTTAATATGTTTAACATTAATGCTCCTCGCTTATAAACTTCTTAGATTATGTATTTGCTTTTGCTTCCGTTTAACCAAAGGTGACAAAATTAAGAATGAGTAA
- the LOC121406490 gene encoding jasmonoyl--L-amino acid synthetase JAR4-like — MFAQGKLLLLGCMCLMLVVFPLWTIDAWRLSWPAFIVWVCALICTSTITFILFHVSFLIAPKYDDAKLLICRYLFMNIMEWVGAFYQKRQEFDSIHCMETQQRFLMKTLSEMAKTAYGRDHGFAKMTSVSDFRTSHPLTTYAHYRPYVERVAQGEENVVLPGKPSRIALTSGTTGRRKLIIASKKRQSVFLFKLGTVVSRVLRKRYDPGQSLLQTVCLLYIHTEPKMSEGGIPMGPISMIQIPDLLFRITFSTPPAGMRLTNERHAMYVHLLFGLRDPTLKYISAFFAPTTYSFFSLLEDEWRDLVDDIDQGKINVHLDIDADARAALESELVPDPERAAELTKEFQKGFVGIAIRIWPRMRYMLGISSGASVVYAKRLQATYTRGIPLISSTYNASEGTIGTLYGEDHQYIVVPGDLFYEFIPIEHSEEDQPDTLLADEVKEGQTYELAITNMDGLYRYRLGDVIKVTKFHNNAPILDFQYRSGELLNLKGEKTTEVNLRSAIVDSLAGSGKVLVDYSCVESVLYDDALGHSDLRNRVYYVIFAELDDDDDSTGELNVDELTSQVDTQLQADAAGYAHQRKRDAIGRLKLVIVKPGSFQFLRAHILANTACASATQMKIPKKLLKAEWIQLLVNRNIEND; from the exons ATGTTCGCGCAGGGCAAGCTTCTTCTGCTGGGCTGCATGTGTTTGATGCTCGTGGTTTTTCCACTCTGGACGATAGATGCATGGCGGCTCTCTTGGCCAGCATTCATAGTGTGGG TGTGTGCTCTCATCTGCACGTCTACGATAACATTTATACTGTTTCATGTCTCCTTCTTGATTGCACCAAAATATGATGACGCCAAGCTCCTAATATGTCggtatttattcatgaacattaTGGAATGGGTTGGGGCTTTCTACCAGAAACGGCAAGAATTTGACTCGATCCATTGCATGGAGACGCAACAAAGGTTTCTCATGAAGACATTGTCGGAGATGGCGAAGACTGCTTACGGAAGAGACCACGGATTCGCTAAGATGACTTCAGTGTCTGACTTCAGGACCAGTCATCCGCTGACGACATACGCGCATTATCGGCCGTATGTGGAGCGCGTCGCACAAGGAGAGGAAAACGTTGTTCTCCCAGGAAAGCCTTCAAGGATAGCTTTGACATCAGGAACAACAGGACGTCGGAAGCTTATCATCGCTTCCAAGAAACGCCAATCTGTCTTTCTCTTCAAACTGGGCACCGTGGTATCTCGTGTGCTCCGAAAGCGGTACGATCCTGGGCAGTCCCTGCTGCAAACGGTGTGTCTTCTCTACATTCACACCGAACCGAAGATGTCTGAAGGTGGGATTCCAATGGGCCCTATCTCGATGATTCAGATCCCAGATCTACTCTTTCGGATCACCTTCAGCACACCGCCGGCCGGAATGCGACTGACCAATGAACGACATGCTATGTACGTTCATCTCCTTTTCGGACTCAGAGATCCGACCCTCAAGTACATCAGCGCATTCTTTGCCCCGACCACGTACTCGTTCTTTTCCCTGCTCGAGGATGAATGGCGAGATCTCGTTGACGATATCGACCAAGGAAAGATAAATGTCCACCTCGACATCGATGCTGATGCTAGAGCTGCTCTGGAATCAGAGTTGGTGCCAGATCCTGAAAGAGCGGCTGAACTAACCAAGGAGTTTCAGAAGGGTTTTGTCGGTATTGCAATACGGATATGGCCGCGGATGAGGTACATGCTTGGGATATCATCGGGGGCATCTGTGGTCTACGCAAAGCGTTTACAGGCTACGTACACCAGAG GGATTCCGCTCATTTCGTCTACCTACAACGCATCGGAAGGTACGATTGGCACACTTTACGGAGAAGACCATCAGTACATTGTAGTCCCTGGTGATCTGTTTTACGAGTTTATCCCGATTGAACATAG TGAAGAAGACCAACCCGATACACTCTTGGCGGACGAAGTCAAAGAAGGCCAGACATATGAACTCGCCATCACGAACATGGATGGTCTTTATCGATATCGCCttggtgacgtcatcaaagTGACGAAGTTCCACAACAATGCTCCGATCCTGGATTTCCAGTACAG ATCTGGTGAACTTTTAAATTTGAAAGGAGAAAAGACAACGGAAGTGAACCTGAGGTCAGCCATCGTAGATTCACTAGCAGGTTCCGGAAAGGTCCTTGTTGACTACTCCTGTGTTGAGAGTGTGCTTTATGACGATGCACTAG GGCATTCTGATCTGAGAAACAgggtatattatgttatatttgcTGAACTGGATGACGATGACGACAGCACGGGCGAGCTGAACGTTGACGAG CTTACATCACAAGTCGATACTCAACTACAGGCGGATGCAGCAGGCTACGCCCATCAACGAAAACGAGATGCGATTGGTCGGCTGAAGTTGGTCATCGTCAAACCAGGATCCTTCCAGTTTCTTCGCGCTCATATATTGGCAAACACCGCCTGTGCATCCGCGACACAAATGAAGATTCCCAAGAAATTACTCAAGGCAGAATGGATACAGCTACTGGTgaatagaaatattgaaaacgACTAA